In Primulina huaijiensis isolate GDHJ02 chromosome 6, ASM1229523v2, whole genome shotgun sequence, a single window of DNA contains:
- the LOC140979534 gene encoding subtilisin-like protease 4: MAMPAVTLLALISVFIIFPDSSFGNEFPARVEKSELKTYIVHVKKPEGRVVSTLSDDTRAYHESFLPVTITSDSPSEQRKKLLYSYQNVISGFSARLTAEELESMKEKDGFLSASPERILHPLTTHSPKFLGLYQETGFWKQSHFGKGIIIGVLDTGILPSHPSFSSEGMPPPPAKWKGKCEFEATVCNNKLIGARSFNVASNASKTIVDTPLDDDGHGTHTASTAAGGMVKNASVQGNAYGTAVGVAPKAHLAIYKVCFGPDCPESDILAGLDAAIEDGVDVLSISLGEDSTPFFKDNIAIASFAAVEKSIFVSCSGGNSGPIKETITNEAPWILTVGASTIDRSIRSTAKLGDGQEFDGESVFQPKDFPPTLLPLVYAGSNGNQDSAFCANGSLSGVDVKGKVVLCDRGGGIARLAKGQEVKDAGGAAMILANSQTDGFSTSADAHVLPAAQVPYTSGLKIKEYINSTEAPLATILFKGTIIGDPLAPAVASFSSRGPSLATPGILKPDIIGPGVNILAAWPFPLVQDTNTALTFNIESGTSMSCPHLSGVAGLLKSVHPCWSPAAIKSAIMTSADLVNLKGEPILDETLTPADIFATGAGHVNPSKANEPGLIYDIETEDYIPYLCGLGYTDEQVGIIAHKRVHCTTKILEGQLNYPSFAVTFGKSSQTFTRIVTNVGEPCSNYSLKIVAPEGVSISVKPDKMSFTESNQKESYSVTFSRTSNITNTFSQGYLLWVSAKYSVRSVVSVRFN, from the coding sequence ATGGCCATGCCTGCAGTAACTTTGTTGGCTCTCATTTCAGTTTTTATTATCTTCCCTGATTCATCATTCGGCAATGAATTCCCCGCCAGGGTCGAAAAAAGTGAGCTCAAGACATACATTGTGCACGTGAAGAAACCGGAGGGCCGTGTAGTCTCTACCCTATCCGATGACACGAGAGCCTATCACGAGTCTTTTCTGCCTGTTACAATCACTAGCGATTCACCTAGCGAGCAACGCAAGAAACTGCTGTACTCGTACCAGAATGTGATCAGCGGTTTCTCAGCGAGACTTACTGCTGAAGAACTCGAGTCCATGAAGGAGAAAGATGGGTTCCTTTCAGCAAGTCCAGAAAGGATTCTACATCCTCTAACAACACATTCTCCCAAGTTTCTTGGATTATACCAAGAAACAGGATTTTGGAAGCAGTCACATTTTGGAAAGGGGATCATCATCGGAGTTCTTGACACAGGGATACTGCCGAGTCATCCTTCATTTAGCAGTGAAGGCATGCCGCCTCCACCTGCTAAATGGAAGGGTAAGTGTGAATTTGAGGCAACTGTGTGCAACAACAAGCTTATTGGGGCAAGATCATTTAATGTGGCATCCAATGCCTCGAAAACTATTGTGGATACGCCCCTCGATGATGATGGGCATGGAACGCATACGGCTAGCACAGCTGCTGGTGGAATGGTGAAAAATGCTAGTGTGCAAGGCAATGCTTATGGCACAGCGGTCGGGGTTGCACCAAAAGCACATTTAGCCATATATAAAGTTTGCTTTGGACCTGACTGCCCCGAAAGTGATATACTAGCTGGGTTGGATGCTGCGATTGAAGATGGTGTAGACGTTCTTTCCATTTCCCTTGGTGAAGATTCAACCCCATTTTTCAAGGACAATATTGCAATAGCATCATTTGCTGCAGTTGAGAAGAGTATTTTCGTCAGTTGTTCTGGCGGAAACTCAGGCCCGATAAAGGAAACAATAACGAACGAGGCTCCATGGATTCTCACTGTCGGTGCCAGCACCATTGATAGAAGCATTAGGTCCACAGCAAAACTAGGAGACGGTCAAGAATTTGATGGCGAATCTGTTTTCCAGCCTAAAGATTTCCCTCCAACGCTGCTACCCCTTGTTTATGCTGGATCCAATGGAAATCAAGATTCAGCATTCTGCGCGAATGGGTCGTTATCTGGAGTCGATGTTAAAGGAAAAGTTGTCTTGTGTGACAGAGGAGGAGGAATAGCTAGATTAGCAAAAGGTCAAGAGGTAAAAGATGCCGGGGGAGCGGCAATGATACTTGCCAACTCACAAACTGATGGATTCAGCACGTCAGCAGATGCTCATGTCTTACCTGCAGCTCAGGTACCATACACATCGGGgcttaaaatcaaagagtacaTAAACTCAACCGAAGCTCCGTTAGCAACAATTTTGTTCAAAGGTACCATTATTGGAGACCCGTTGGCTCCAGCTGTGGCTTCTTTCTCCTCGAGAGGGCCTAGTTTGGCAACACCAGGGATTCTGAAACCGGACATTATTGGACCTGGAGTGAACATTTTAGCAGCATGGCCATTTCCGCTGGTTCAAGACACGAACACGGCACTTACATTTAATATCGAATCGGGCACATCTATGTCATGTCCTCACCTCAGTGGGGTAGCTGGTTTGCTCAAAAGCGTGCACCCTTGTTGGTCTCCGGCAGCCATAAAATCGGCTATTATGACCTCAGCTGATCTAGTGAATCTCAAAGGCGAACCAATTTTAGATGAAACACTCACCCCAGCGGACATTTTCGCCACGGGCGCAGGGCATGTCAACCCATCTAAAGCAAACGAACCGGGGCTGATATACGACATTGAAACCGAGGATTATATCCCCTACTTGTGTGGATTGGGCTACACAGACGAGCAAGTAGGGATCATCGCACACAAACGGGTCCATTGCACGACGAAAATTCTTGAAGGACAGCTTAACTATCCCTCATTTGCCGTCACGTTCGGGAAGTCATCGCAAACATTTACCCGGATCGTGACAAATGTTGGTGAACCATGTTCAAATTACAGTCTCAAGATTGTTGCCCCGGAAGGAGTTAGCATTAGTGTGAAGCCTGATAAAATGTCCTTCACGGAGTCGAATCAGAAAGAATCGTACTCTGTGACGTTTAGCCGCACAAGTAATATTACAAATACATTTTCACAAGGTTATCTGTTGTGGGTTTCCGCAAAATATTCAGTCAGGAGTGTCGTATCGGTAAGGTTCAACTGA